A segment of the Streptomyces pactum genome:
AGCAGTGCCCAAGGCCCCCGCGGCCCCGTCGGCATCGCCGCCGCGACCTCCGTGCCCGCCTCGGAGGCGGCCTCGGCCGCCGCCCGGGCCACCGGCAGGAAGCCCTCGCGGCGCAGCGCGTCGGGACGCTCCTCCTCGGCCGGCCACAGGCCGAGCGCGGCGCACACCGACGGCAGCACCGCCATCGCGGCCGTGGCGTACCCCTCGGCGGAGGGGTGGTAGTTGTCGGGGCCGAACAGCTCCCGCGGATTCTGCGCGAACTCCGGGCCCAGCAGGTCGCCCAGCGACACCGTGCGCCCGCCCTGCTCCACCACGCCGATCGTCTGCGCCGCCGCGAGCTGCCGCGAGGTCCGTCGGGCCAGCCAGCGCAGCGGCTGCCGTACCCGCTCGATGGTGCCGAGGTCCGGGCAGGTGCCGACCACCACCTCCGCGCCGGCCGTGCGCAGCCGCCGTACCGCTCCCGCCAGGTGCCGCACCGAGCGGGTCGCCGGCATCCGGTGGGTGACGTCGTTGGCGCCGATCATGATCACGCAGATGTCGGGCACCCGGCCCGGATCCGCGAGCACCAGCGCCACCTGCCGGTCCAGGTCGTCCGAGCAGGCCCCCGGCGCCGCGACCGACCCCAGCTCCACCGGCCGCTCCGCCACCGCGGCGAGCCCCGAGGCCAGCAGCGCGCCCGGTGTCTGCCCCGCCCGGTGC
Coding sequences within it:
- a CDS encoding SGNH/GDSL hydrolase family protein; this translates as MTSMSRARVARRIAAGAAYGGGGIGLAGAAAAGLLLAEVRLARRRVGIGTPDRVPNARGLYGNTLPTAGQPPLRLMMLGDSTAAGQGVHRAGQTPGALLASGLAAVAERPVELGSVAAPGACSDDLDRQVALVLADPGRVPDICVIMIGANDVTHRMPATRSVRHLAGAVRRLRTAGAEVVVGTCPDLGTIERVRQPLRWLARRTSRQLAAAQTIGVVEQGGRTVSLGDLLGPEFAQNPRELFGPDNYHPSAEGYATAAMAVLPSVCAALGLWPAEEERPDALRREGFLPVARAAAEAASEAGTEVAAAMPTGPRGPWALLKRRRRRRVTEAEPTGALGGAHSGGV